Genomic segment of Petrotoga sp. 9PW.55.5.1:
AAATTCATTTGAAAGGGAAAAGAATATCTAACGATTTAGATATTTCAAGCTTAGCAAAAAGTACACCTGGATTTGTTGGGGCAGATCTTGAAAACATGGTTAATGAGGCCGCCCTTTTAGCAGCCAGAGATGATAGAGATTTTATTTCAAATGATGATTTTCAAGAGGCAATAGAAAGAGTAATAGTTGGACCATCAAGAAAATCTAGAAAGATTAGTGAAAAAGAGAGAAAGATCGTTACTTATCATGAATTAGGACATGCAGTATTAGGATATTTGCTTCCATATGCTGATCCCGTTCACAAAATCACCATAGTACCTAGAGGACAAGCCGCACTTGGTTATACAATGCAACTTCCAACAGAAGATAGATTTTTAATAACAGAACCTGAAATTAAAGATAAAATCGTTGGTATGCTTGGAGGAAGAGCTGCTGAAGAAATAATATTTAATGAAATTACTACTGGTGCAGGTAATGATTTAAAAAGGGTAACTGAATTGGTTAGGGAAATGGTTGCTCAAATGGGTATGAGCGAAAAGATTGGACCTATTGCTTGGGGGGAAGAAGAAGGTGAAATATTCTTAGGGAGAGAAATCACAAGAATGAAGAACTTTTCCCAAGAAACAGCCAGAGAAATAGATTCTGAAATAAAAAACTTTATTCTTAATAGTTATGAAAAAGCTAAGAAATTATTATTAGCTAACAAAGAAAAACTTGACTTACTAGCAATTTATTTATACAACAAAGAAAATATTTCAGGAAAAGAATTCTATAAGATGATGAAAATGGATTTGGAAGATTTAAAAAATTATGTATATAATGATAAAGAAGTTACTCAAACAGAGATTTTTACATCTTATGCTTAATGTATATATTTCTTAATTAAGAGGTGTTTTACATGGTTAACAAAAACGACAAAGAAAATCTGATAAATCGTTTAAAACGAATTGAAGGACAAGTTCGGGGTTTGCAAAAGATGTTAGAAGAAGAAAGAAGATGTGAAGATATATTAACTCAATTGTCTGCTGTAAAAGGAGCGCTAAATAAAGCAGCAGAAGAAATTATGAGGGGTTATACTAAAAGTTGTATTATTGAGTACGAAAAAAGTGGTAATGATAAAATGCTTGATGAGTTGATTGAGGTTTTATCAAAATTCAGAGAAATATGATTCGTTTTTATTAAAACATATTATTAAGGAGAGAAGCATATATGAGTAAAAAGAAAAAGAAATTAATATCGATAATAGTAATTTTTGGTTTATTTATTACTTCCTGGATTTTTGCAGACAGTGTTTACAATAGTTATCAAAACAAAAATGCCGAGCAAATATACTATGAAAAATTTGAAGAACCGATTTATTCAGTTCTTTACTATATTACTAATTATTATTATAATAAAGACAAAATAGATTATGATAAAATATTAGACTCTACTATTGAAGGCATGATTCAAGGTTTGGAGGATCCATTTGCTTGGTATCTTGATTCTGTTGAAACTGAAGAAAGTAGAATTGATATAGAAGCTAAATACGGAGGTATAGGTTTAACTATAAGATATGACTACGATGCAAAAGCTGTAGTGATTGTTTCCCCTATGAGCGGTACTCCGGCAGAAAGAGCAGGATTAATGCCCAATGATTACATTTTATCTGTGGATGGAACTCCTACCTCTGAATTAGGAATAAATAAGGCTGCTTCTTTAATGAGAGGTGACCCCGGCACAGCGGTAACTTTAGAAGTTTATAGGGGCTCATGGAATGAACCAAAAAATGTGACATTAATCAGAGAGATTATTGAGACTAGAACAGTAAAACACGATATTATTAGTTATAACAATGAAACTTATGGCTACATACTTTTAACTAATTTTGCAAAATCAAGTTCTCAAGAAATGAGTGAAGCTTTGGAAAGTTTATCAACAAAAAGTATAAATGGACTCATTTTAGATCTTAGGAACAATCCAGGAGGTTTGTTGCAAGCAGCAATAGATATCACTTCAATGTTTTTGAAAACAGGCGAGATAGTTAGCGTTTCGTACTTTGACAATACTAAAGAAACTATTTCCACTATACCTGGTAAGTATAATGCTTTTTTGAGAGATTTACCTATTGTAGTTTTGGTAAATAATGCTTCAGCATCAGCTTCGGAAATTTTTACTGGCGCACTAAAAGACAACAATGTGGCAACTATTATCGGAGAAACAACATACGGAAAAGCAGCCGTTCAGTCTACATTTTCTTTAACTACTGGGGGAGAAATTTGGTTACCTATTGCTCAATATCTTACTCCGAATGGAAGCGACATACATTTAAAAGGTATAGCTCCAGATATTGAAGTTAAGAACCCTGTTAAAGAAATTGTTTCTTTCGATGAAATTTCAGAAGAGGAAGCATTTCAAGCGTTTTTAACAACTACTGATAAACCTGTTCTGGATTTAGATAATGATTTACAATTAAAAGCTGCTGTTGATTTTTTATCGGGAGGTAAATAAGGTGCGCTTTTATGGATGGGTATTACTTTCTTTTTTGGTTTTTTTCGTTGCTTCATTCATTTTATATTTTTCATTTGGTCGTTTAGAAATTAATGCTTATTCTTTAGAAAAATCTCCCAAATTTAATGTGAGAAATTCTAATTATGATATTTCTTATTTAGATACACAATTAAAAGATATTAAAAATATTTCAACAGTTAGTAGTTACATTATTGATAAAAATTTTTTTGTTGGAAATATAGAATATAATTTGACGGATAATTTATTAATAGTTAAACCTTTGAATAAAAAAAATTATAACGATTTAAGAAATCTAATTGTTTCAATGAATATTGATTTTATTGAATCTAATAATGAATACGAGTTCTTTGGCTTGAATCTAACATATTATCAATTAATGACTAAGAACATATATATTGAGCTCACTCCAAGAATAGGCCTTTTAAGTATCGATGAATATAGCGATGAAATTATAAACATCCTTGAATCAAGCTATAATTTATATACCAAAGAAAATTATCGCCCATATTCATTTAATAGCGATATTTTAAATACTCTTCATCAATTCGGAGGAGTTCTGATAGATGAAGAGATTTTAAACATTACCAATATACAACCACTTTTTGATATATTGAAGGAACAAAACCTTAAGGTTGATAACTCTATTTTAGTTTATAGCTTTTAATAGGTGAAATAATGACTGATATCTTTTTGGATTTCTTTAATTCATTTGTATCTCCAAATAAGATTATTAATTCAACAAAAAACTCGTTCTTTATTCCGCTTTTTATTCTTGGTTTTTACGTATTTTCACCAATTTTTCTAACAAAGATGCAACTATTAGATATAGGACATTTTGATATATTCAGAATCAAATTTGTCTTATTTGTTTTGTTTTTTTCATACCTTAGTTCAGGAATCAGAATAATTTTTTCCTCTAACAATAATCTATATTTTTCTTATATTTCTTCAACTTCGCCTATGATAATAGGTTTATTAGGAAAGTTATTCTTTAATTTTTCTATATTGTGGATCATTATTTTGAGAAGTTACATCGATATTGGAGAGAAGAATTATCATTCGTTAATAGTGGGCACTGCATTTGATTTATTCTTGATTTGGTGGTTACTGTGAGAAAATATAACAATTTTTTTTTCAAAACTTGCAAATTTTATAGTTAGAAATTCTCTTTATTTGATAATTTTGGTCATGATTTTCACAGTCTTTTTTGGAATTATTTCAACCCAACTGCGAGTTAATTCTGATTTATTAGAAATAATGCCTCAAGATTCAGAAATAGTTATAGAACTTCAAAAGGAACTTTTATTATTAGAAGATTCCGATGTAATGGTGGCCGCTTTTTTTTTAAATGAAGAATCAGATCCACATCAAATTGCAAAAGCTTTTTCTGAACAAATGCTTCAAGAGAGTACCTTTTCTACTTTCATACAGACTGATCTCTCTTTTTTGTTCTCTTATGGGATTATTAATTTAAGCCAGACCGATATTTTGTATGAAATCTATGAAAACATTCAAAACTTAACTAACAATCTTACAGGAAATTTCACTTACGATTTTAAAATCTTTGAACAAATTGATAATTTTATTGATAGTATCTATTCATTAGAACAAGTTTTGGAGGAAGGAGATAGTTCTGATCCAGTAAGTTCTTATTACGCACTTTCTCCAGATAGAAGAATTATGATCATGGGGCTCACTTTCAATGAACCGGCTAGTAATTTAGAATATGTAAATTACATTGTTCCAAGGGTAAAATCGATTTTGAAAAATATAGAAAATAATTACAATATTCGTACGGGACTTACTAATTCATACATAGGAGCTTATGAATCCAATAAAACGGTAATGGAAGACTTCACAAGGACGACAGTTCTTTCTATAATTCTTATAACTATTCTTTTTGCTTTCGCTTTTGGAAACTTCACTCTATCCTTTATTGTTTTGATTGGATTACTTGTATCCACTTTGTTGACACTAGGATTTATAACTCTAACTTTTCAAGAACTTAATATCGTTACTTCTTTTGTCATGGCTATAACATTAGGTTTGGGTATAGATTATGGTATTCATATAATAACAAGATTTTCAAAACATATGGAAGAAGAGGAAGATTTTATTTCTGCACTTACTTCTACATACAAAGGAGTTATTTCACCAATATTTCTAGGTATGATCACAACTATTCTTGTTTTTTTAACTCTTTTATTCATGGGCTTACCAGCTTTCAATGAGCTTGCAATTGTTAGTTCTATAGGATTAATAATATTCTTTTTAGTTATGTCTTTTTTTGTCCCTGCTTTAGTTTACATGTTTAAAAATAAGATTAAATTTGGTTCTTTATCCTTTAAAATAAACAATTTTTTTAAAACTCTTCCTCACAAAATTTCGCAAAATTCTAAGATCATTTTTATTGTTATAGCTCCTGTTGTTTTAATCTTTAGCGTCATTGGAATATTTAATTATATTAACTTTTCATATACTCCACCTGGACTAATTTCTTCGGAAGCAGAATCTGTAAAAATCGGAGAAGAGGTTTTATCGCATTTTGGAACTGCTTCTTTTGATACAATGCATTACCTTTTAAGAGTTGATGAAGATTTGGAGAAAACAAAAAAAGAATTGATGGATACCGGCGTTGTGAAATCTGTAAGTAGTTTACCTGATATTATTAGAGAGAACATCGGGGATTTCCCAATTATAAAAAGTCAATTAGAGGGTTTTTCACAGGTAATCAATAATCCAATTATAATATCTATTTTAAATAAATACAATCTTTACTCAGATAGTTTAAAGTTAATAGATGCCGCTGCGAGATCTTCCGATCTTTACCATTTTACCCTTAACACTTTGAATATTTTACCTGAAGACCTTAGGAATAATTTTCTTGTCCAAAAAGATGGATATGATTATCTTGTTTTGGAGATAACTCCAAAGTTTACTTTATGGGAAGATAACGGCATAAAAAAATTTTTTGATGCACTTGGTGAGGAAAAAACCGAAAGAATAATGGGGCTTCCTAAAGCTACATACAAGATTATGGAAATGGTCAGAAACCGATTTTATATCCCCCTACTGCTTTCATTCGTTTTTATATGGGGAACAACTGCAATAGTAAGAAAAAACGTTATACAACCTTCCGAAGCTATGTTAAGTTTAATCTTGTCAGTCTTATCAACATTTGGTGTATCTTATTTAATTGGGATAAGAGCAACTTTTGTCACAGTACTAACCTTTCCGTTAATTTTTGGAATTGGTATAGATGGATTTCTCCACCTATACCATACTTTCAGTGAAAATAAAATGAACTTCTGGAATTCTTTGAAATCTATTACATTTTCTCTTATAACCACTACATTATCCTTTTTAAGTTTTCAAGTCTCAAGAGGAGACCTACTAAAAGAATTCAGCTTAACTATGTCCATGTCTTTAGGTTTTACTTGGCTATTCACAACAATCATATTTATAGTAAATAGAGAAATTCTCAGGAAATTTTGGAGAGGTAAAAAAAAGACTGATTAGTTAGTTCAAACTATTTAATTCCAAACATATCACTTGTTATTGCTAGAGGCAAATTAAGCCAATAAAACAAACTAAAATCAAATTGAATATAAATTAGATAATCAAACTCTTCCTTACCAAAATTGTAATTAACATCCGCTCCTGCAACAATCCCATCAAACCTGTACTTTCCAGCTTCAAAGGAAACATAAGGTCGCCATAATACTCTATCAATACTGCTTCCTAAATAGATAGATTTTTCTTGGTATCCGACATAAGGGTTAATTTTACTATTAAAAACAACAAAAGGTTTATCCACATAAGCTACTAATCCAGAATTTGAATAATAAGATATACCCGTTCCTAATTCATATATATTATAATTATTTACAGCGTATGGACCATATTGAAAAATCCCTTGAAGTCCGTAATAATCAAATGAAGTATTTTCAAAAGCTATTTCTAATCCTAAAGCTGAATTAATGTAATTCCCTAAATACCATGTGTAACTATCAGAAATTGAAAAACTAGAAGATAAATTCTCACCATCGAAACTTAATCCTATGCTATTTGTTGTGAAATAATCAAAGCTCAAAAACAGATCTCCATAGAAATTTTCTCCGTCGCTTAAACCATCTACAAATCCCGAGTAATTCATTGCTTCACTCATGAAAAAAACTCCTGCGCCCAATAAAACATTATCATCTTGATCTGCCAATATCAAAGGAAAAGGAACAAAATAAGGTTTCTCAAAAACATACCTATCTATTTGTTTATTATCAGGATAAAATATTTCAAATTTCTCAAAATCAGTTTGTTGAACTTTATTGTTTAAAGCAAATGAATCTATAACGTTTTGATCTGTATCAATAAAACTCAGATGAAAACCTTCATGGCTATATACAAGATGATAAAGTTTATCTTCAATTAACACCGGATTAAATGCCCCACTTAAATAAGAGGTTAATTGATCTGCTTGTTGAGTTTCAATATTTAATCTATAAATATTGTAAATGCCATCTTTATAATTAGCTGAATAATAAATATAATCATCATACACAAATAAACCCAGTTCTTTTACAGAATCATTGGTAATTTGATACAATCTGTGGGTATTTAAATCAAACGAATAAATATCTGTTTGGTTTTTGTAATTAGCTGAAAAATAAATGATGTCTTGATTTCCCGTAATTTCGTTAACAACATATTTCCCATAATCAATCAATTTCTCTTTTTCTTGAGTGTTTAAATCATATACATAAAATGCAGTTAATCCATTTTCTAATTTTGAATACGCTACTTTATTGTCCGATAAAAATCCAAAACTTGTTACCCTTTCATCGATTAGCTGTTCTCCAGTTCTACAAGAACATTCAAAATACAACTTGTTAGTGTAAAAACCTGTGTTGTAAGTTGTAACCAAATACAAAAGGTCCCCATTAGAATTAACATCAAAAGAATTAACGCTCTTTTTAAGTAGCTCATAATCCTTATAAATACCTTTAGGTTTATCCGGCATTAAAAAATAACCATATAAGGAATCCCCATCAGTTCTAAGATTCCCTGTATCTTTGTAAGTATCATCTACCTTCATCCATGACATTTTATATCCTTTATTTGTTAAAATGTCATACTCTTCCAAATATTTTTGCTTTACATCATACAAAAACCTATTCCAACTCTTTCCTGTCACCCAATAAAACGCCTCATCTATATTAGTAAAAACACTTGTATTTAAAACTCTAACCATTTGTCTTAAGGCCATCTCTCCATAATTATTAACTATCTCTCGAACTAGAATCGTTCCATACATGTAATTAAATCCCGCAGGACTCCAAGTATCTATTTGTGAACCTGAACCCAAATAATATCGAGGAAACTCATTACTCAAAATTTCTGATCTTAGATACATATTAAATAAATCGTCTTCAAACCTTCCATCAAACTCTTTGCTCTCCATATAAATAGACAAACCTTCATGTAAATAACTAGGTTGATGAATCATATTTATGGAATTTTTAATCAATTGGTTTGGAATCCACGAAATCAAAGGGTCTCTTACATCGCTTCCATAAAATATGTGCGTCAGCTCATGAGAAAATACAAATCTACTCCAATCTTCTACATTACCTCCCAATGCCATAAAATCATTAGGGGGATTGATATAAAGTCTTATTACGTTAGTTGAAGTATTTGCAAAAGAGTTAGTAAAATCAACATCATCAAGTATAAAAACAGTTATCTTTCCAGGGTTTGAACCATAAAAATACATATATTTGGCATACAACTCTTCCGCGTAATCTTTAATTTCAGAATAGAAATAATATAAATCCTTTTCAAAAACAAATCTGTAATTCTTCGTTTCTTCCTGATATAATTCTTTAGGTGGAGTGTAAACCATGGAAGAAAAAGCGGCTATAACTATAAATAAAAAAACAAAAAATAAAATTCCTCTTTTGAATTCTTTCTTTAAAATCATAAAATAATCTACTCTCCTTTTAATATCTTTTTTTATTTGAACATCCTATTTTGATTATAATATATTTTACTAAAATTTATATAAAAAATCTTGACAAAGAAACCTTTTTATGATAAACTTATTCTTGTAATTAAGCCGAGATGGCGGAATTGGTAGACGCTGCGGACTTAAAATCCGCTGGGTGGAGACACTCGTGTCGGTTCGAGTCCGACTCTCGGCACCATCTAAAATATATATTTTTCTTTATACTTGGTGCGGGGTGGAGCAGTCTGGTAGCTCGTCGGGCTCATAACCCGAAGGTCGTAGGTTCAAATCCTACCCCCGCTACCATTTGTTTTATGGCGGCGTAGCTCAGTTGGCTAGAGCATACGGTTCATACCCGTAGTGTCAAGAGTTCGAATCTCTTCGCCGCCACCAACATCGATATTAAAAAAGGTGTGGGTATCCCACACCTTTTTTATATTTATAAAAACTTTCAATCAAAAACTCAAAACAACATTTGCTCCAACTTTAAATCCAGAAAGATCGAGTTTTACCTCTTTTTCTCCCTCATATTTCTGATACTCTCCATCTAAAACACGCATCTCGGTAAGGGGTAATTCTGATTTTCTATAACTACCATTTATAGATATTCCTACGTTAGAGTTAAGGTTAAATCTCATTCCCGCACCTACCAAATAACCCCCATCCACTATACTTTACTCCTCCTAAGTCAGCTTCAATACCAATTGAGCCTAATTCCAACTTTCCCGATGAAGTTGTTTCATTGTTATAATATCCCACACCTCCATTTATGTTGAAACTTATAGGAAGAAAGCTATCAATAATCTGCAATTTTAAAACTCCATACGGAGCATACGTCTTTTGTTCAACGGACACACAAGATTTTTCTCCACTACTTTGAAACATCTCAAAACCTGCTTCTATTCCAAATCTGTTACCTATACCTAATCCGGCTTGAGCTCCCAATCCTTCCGTTAAACCTTCGTAACCTTCATAAGCGTTACTTTTTTCGCCATCTACATATGAATCAAAGTTAAAACTGTTGTAACTCACCCCACCTGAAATATCCAAAGCATATATATCTTGATTTTAATGGTTATAAATTAAAAAAGAATTAAAACATTTTTTAATAAATATTGGCTCTATTAATTAAGTCAAAATTTTTATAATCCTTTGGGTTTTTAAAATATTTTTTTGAAAACAAACAAAAATAAAAAGAAAATTATTAATGAAAAAATCCCAGAAAACAAATAAACAGCTTTCAATCCGTTAATAGCATATAACCAACCCATCATTAATGGTGCAATAGTTCCGGATAACTTAAAAAATACCTCTCTTAATGAGAGAACAGCACCACGGTTCTTTTTTGTACTTAATTGAGTTGTTAAGGAGTATGCACCACTCATCAAAAAAAAAGTCGAAAAACCTGCAAGGTAAATAAAAACTATTTTAACATCCTTTAAAGCTTTTAAAAGACCCACAAAATATTCTTTAAAGTTTTCATCCTCTTTTTGGTGAGAATCCTCTAAAAAAACTAAAGTTAATATACCTATTGGAATAGCCAGCAAAGACAAGAAAAAAGGATACTGCCAACCAAATATTGCTAACAAACCACCTATAGAAGGGTATATAGCCAAACCAATATTTGCGACTGTTTCATTGTATCCGATTATCTTTATCCTATCTTTACCTTCAAAAAGATCTCCCATAAGGGTTACGTTTAATGCTCCTAATGAGGATGCTCCGATCCCATTCAAAGCTCTTAAAAACAACAAAACACTAAATTTTCTAGTAAAAGCACATAATACTCCGGAAATTGCATATAAAAAAAGCAAAGGAACCAAGAATTTTTTTCTTCCATACCGATCAGCTAATATTCCAAAAACGGGAGTCAAAAATATAGCGGGAAGATTAAAAAAAGTAATTAAAAGTCCAACTTGTTGTTCAGTTACATTAAATTCATCTTTTAACATAGGGAAAATGGGAGAAATACTTGACACTCCCATAACTACCATTAAGGTTATTCCAAAAATAATCAACATTGAATTTTTAGTTTGGTTATTTGATCTTCTCAACTTTCTCCTCTCTCCCTTTTTATATTTTTTATTTATTCTAACATAAAAGCTAATTTGCCATAATAAAAATATGCATTTTTTATATAAACAAAAAAATAGTTTATCTTTTCAACTATTTTTAATAATCATAAAAAACGGGCTAAGCCCGTTTTTTAAAAAATATCCTAACTATTTGTAAAAAAATAAATTTTCAAATCTTAAAACTCTCAACTAACCCTTTTAACACTGTTGATATTTCACTCAACTCTTTTGCTTCTTCGTTTATCCCTATCGTTTGATTTAGTTTGTTGTCGTAATCAGCCCTCATCAAGATTATTGAAAAGCCTTTTTGAAGTAAATCTTCAAAGGGAACCTCTACAAAACTTTTGTCCTATCATCAGTTTTTATCCTTTGTACTTTTGCATGTATGTAAATTCCATTTTGAAATAGATTTAAGTGTTTCCATGTTCTTTGAACCATATCGTATGCATATAGTATCTGCCACCATATTTAAATTTAGCTAATTTTTTGAAATCAATGTACATTTATATTGTAAAAGTCAATACCTAGATGTACAAAAAAAGGAAAATAAAAATGTACAAAAAATAGAATTAAGAATTAGAAACATTTGAAAACATCATTTTAAAAACCACGTTGTAAGCAACAAGGGAAGTAACTGCAGGTAAAAAAAGTGCTGTTCTAAATACTCCTTTAAGCTTTAATTTTGGATCGTTAAGTATAAATGCGTATATAAGAGCTAAGAAAAGCATTATAGGAACTTGAATAACCAAAATTATAAGAATATTTTTTAATGATTGTAAAAAGTATGTATCTTGAAAGAGCCTTTGAAAATTACCAAAACCCACAAAATTCTTTAAAACACCTCTAGTTGAAAATGTTGATAAATAAAGAGAATACACTAAAGGATAAAAAATAAATAAAACTAAGAAAAAAACTGCAATGCTAACAAAAAAGCAACCCCATTTATTTCGACTTTTTTCAAATCCGGGTGTCATTTTAGAAACCTCCTCCCTCTAATCCTTACTAACTAATAGAATTTATTAGGCTATATATTTTAATAATTAAAGAAACTTTAAAAGTAAGCAAAATAAAGGAAGGCTATGGAAGCCCTCCCTTTTTTAATTTACTATCTACAATTACTAAAATATTTTCTTGAAAACAAATAAAAAGCTTTCAATTCACCTTTATTTCTCCAAATAAATTATTCGACGAATTTTTTTACTTTCTTATAATTTTTTATTTCTTTAGAATAAAGATGGCACTTTACTTCTCTACCATCTTCAAAAACATTTGGGGGTTCAATATTCTTACATACCTCCATGGCAAAAGGACATCTTTCATAAAATTTACAGCCAAGACGTGAAAATTCTTTTACTTCAAGAGCTGAAAGTTTTATATCTTCTTTCCAAGTTCCTTCAGGATCAGGTTGTGGAACTGATTCGATGAGTATTTTTGTGTATGGATGAAGTGGCGAAAGCATAACTTTTTCTATATCTCCAAATTCAACTACATCTCCTCTTAACATTATTGCTATACGATCACTTATATAATAAGCTGTTGCAAGATCATGTGTTATATATAATACAGATACGTTAAATTTATTTTTTAACTCAGCAAATAAATTAACGATCGACATTCTTAGTGAGGCATCAACCATTGAAACTGGTTCATCAGCAATAAGTAAAGAAGGTCTTGTTATTAAAGCTCTTGCTACTGAAGCCCTTTGAAGTTGTCCACCAGATAATTCATTTGGATATCTCCCTTTGATTTCTTTAAGAGTTAGACCAACTGAATTGAGAGGTTCTTCTATAACCTTTAACTTTTCCTCATTTGTCTTTGCTAAATGATAATTGTCAGTCATTTCAAACAAATAGGAGTCTACTTTCTTAAGAGGATTGAATGTCTCAAACGGATTCTGAAAAATTGGTTGTACTTCTTTCATGTGTTTCATTAATTCTTGCCTTTTTTTTATATGGGTTACATCTCTGCCCTTATAAATTACTTTTCCAGATGTTGGTTCTTCTAAACCTAATATCATCCTAGCAACTGTCGTTTTCCCACTTCCTGTCTCTCCAGCAAAAGTTAGTATTTCAGGTTTACCCGCTTCTATATCAAAACTCACATTATTTACTGCTTTTAACTTACTTCCAAAAAACCTTCCGCCTAAATGAAATATTTTTACTAAATTCTTAACTTCTAATAGTTTGTTCGGCAATGTTATCAGCTCCTCAATTTCGTCTGAGTATAAGAAACAAGCTACATAATGCCCTTTTTCATCCTCAATGAGTTTTGGAACATGCTTTATACAAATATCTTTCGCATATGGACATCTTGGATGAAATCTACAACCTTCTGGTGGATTAGCAAGAGACGGAGGATTACCTGGTGCACTTTTTTTTTTGACTTCTATCTCCTATTTTCGGAAGAGAATTAATCAAAAATTTAGAATAGGGGTGGCTAGAGTTGGTAAACAATTTTTCTTTTTTTGAGATTTCAACTATTTTACCCGCATACATTACCATTACTCTATCTGCAATGTTAGCATGTACTGCCATATCATGAGTTACTATTACCATGGTATTTTCTTGTTCTCTATGCAATTGTTTAAGCATTTGAATAACTCCTCTTTGAACTACAACATCTAAAGCTGTTGTGGGTTCATCTGCAAAAATAATTTTAGGTTTAAGGATAGTTGCTAACGCTATTGTAGTTCTTTGCCTCATGCCTCCAGATAGTTGATGAGGATAAGAATTCAAGACTTCCAAAGGTAATCCTAAATATTTTAAATGATCTTCCGTTAACTTTTCAAACTCCTTTTTGTCCTCGGTTTTTTTGTGAGCAGAAATTACATCTTCAAAAGTCTTTCTTATTTTTCTTACAGGGTTAAATGTACTCATCGATCCTTGTGGAATATATGAGATATCTTCCCATTG
This window contains:
- a CDS encoding ABC transporter ATP-binding protein, producing MALLQIEDLSAYYITHVFGVKRDVKAVDNLTFSVEENEIMGLAGESGCGKSTLLKVLLAMVKPPLRVLKGEVNYSYNDKNFNLLTLEKDKLRKVQWEDISYIPQGSMSTFNPVRKIRKTFEDVISAHKKTEDKKEFEKLTEDHLKYLGLPLEVLNSYPHQLSGGMRQRTTIALATILKPKIIFADEPTTALDVVVQRGVIQMLKQLHREQENTMVIVTHDMAVHANIADRVMVMYAGKIVEISKKEKLFTNSSHPYSKFLINSLPKIGDRSQKKKCTR